From a region of the Corallococcus coralloides DSM 2259 genome:
- a CDS encoding TIGR02269 family lipoprotein: MRKSLTFCALLLWVAACASSTPLQQRWDEAEAECGAASSDACVTLVCGDTACGFFRCEDVPGEVVLARGLPPRPPPVAVAPAPGSGPRRNWGASMGLPGDPEPVMVFPWYGNPKPVPPQRQLPAGKFEKHHIFPQARDLAEWFKRKEIDIHQYTIPIPVHVHRRIHSNGPSGGMWNEAWREFKNANDLAPPQEIFKHAGELIYRFQLLGGPIQRYN, encoded by the coding sequence ATGAGGAAAAGCCTGACGTTCTGTGCGCTGTTGCTATGGGTGGCGGCGTGCGCGTCCAGCACGCCGCTCCAGCAGCGGTGGGACGAAGCCGAGGCGGAGTGCGGTGCCGCGAGCAGCGACGCCTGTGTGACCCTGGTGTGTGGGGACACGGCCTGCGGCTTCTTCCGGTGCGAGGACGTGCCCGGGGAGGTGGTGCTGGCCCGGGGACTGCCGCCCCGGCCGCCACCCGTGGCCGTGGCTCCTGCCCCCGGAAGCGGGCCCCGGCGTAACTGGGGCGCCAGCATGGGCCTGCCGGGCGACCCGGAACCCGTGATGGTGTTCCCCTGGTACGGGAACCCCAAGCCCGTGCCTCCTCAGCGGCAGCTACCGGCTGGGAAGTTCGAGAAGCACCACATCTTCCCGCAGGCGCGGGACCTTGCTGAATGGTTCAAGAGAAAGGAGATCGACATCCACCAGTACACGATCCCCATTCCCGTGCATGTCCACCGACGCATTCACAGCAATGGGCCCAGTGGGGGCATGTGGAATGAAGCCTGGCGCGAGTTCAAGAACGCGAACGACCTCGCTCCTCCTCAAGAAATCTTCAAGCATGCCGGGGAACTGATCTATCGCTTCCAGCTCCTGGGTGGCCCCATCCAGCGGTACAACTGA
- a CDS encoding double-CXXCG motif protein, which yields MIHFFWLRNDEAVTSRYSGDFDAAHRWGLPGLKDCPGCGLTWSGSGRQYPAVNLSLIPEHWEFEEPRAEPFHELVRLRELVRPLVPPDASLPPGTSFGPLTGTASGQFGPFTWQGTSLMLIRRDALDGLQAAGIRGLLGCKTELRFRQKTPPDILELQIEPRGLLHRDCLPPDLAPPCPTCGHQYFRRPDDPILDGASLPTDRDLFRLDNFSTMIIGTGRFKDAVEQCGWTGISFRELPVRS from the coding sequence ATGATCCACTTCTTCTGGCTGCGCAACGACGAGGCAGTCACCTCCCGTTACAGCGGAGACTTCGATGCGGCACACAGGTGGGGACTTCCTGGCCTTAAAGATTGTCCGGGGTGCGGCCTGACGTGGAGCGGCTCAGGGCGTCAATACCCCGCTGTGAACCTTTCGCTCATCCCCGAGCATTGGGAATTCGAGGAGCCCCGAGCCGAGCCGTTTCACGAGCTCGTCCGTCTCCGGGAACTGGTGCGCCCACTGGTGCCACCGGATGCATCGCTTCCTCCCGGAACAAGCTTCGGTCCGCTCACGGGCACTGCGTCCGGTCAGTTCGGGCCGTTCACCTGGCAGGGGACCTCGCTGATGCTCATCCGCCGTGACGCACTCGACGGTCTCCAGGCCGCAGGCATCCGTGGACTGCTGGGGTGCAAGACGGAGCTGCGGTTCCGGCAGAAGACGCCTCCGGACATCCTCGAACTCCAGATCGAACCGCGCGGCCTCCTGCACCGCGACTGCCTTCCTCCCGACCTGGCGCCGCCCTGTCCCACCTGCGGACATCAGTACTTTCGTCGTCCGGACGACCCCATCCTCGACGGTGCTTCATTGCCCACGGACAGGGACCTGTTCCGCTTGGACAACTTCAGCACCATGATCATCGGCACGGGCCGCTTCAAGGACGCGGTGGAGCAGTGCGGTTGGACCGGCATCTCCTTCCGCGAACTGCCCGTGCGTTCCTGA
- a CDS encoding plasmid pRiA4b ORF-3 family protein, translating to MANRKKTAVKPSIHVLHVELIDIAPAIWRELHVRSDTPLSKLHAILQAAFGWTNSHMHVFEDVSRQQYGHLAEGDADDFSLGGPPLLDERKYTVADLGQRARSVFGYIYDLGDDWVHRIRVKKVQPPESGRRYPACIAGARAAPPDDCGGTPGYEELLEALQDPEDEEHEELLEWVGGSFDPEAFDLKATDKAVRSAR from the coding sequence ATGGCCAACCGAAAGAAGACGGCTGTCAAACCATCGATTCACGTGCTGCACGTCGAGTTGATAGACATTGCACCCGCGATCTGGCGAGAACTCCATGTCCGAAGCGACACACCGCTCTCGAAGTTGCACGCCATTCTGCAAGCAGCCTTCGGCTGGACCAACAGCCACATGCACGTGTTCGAGGACGTCTCAAGACAACAGTACGGCCACCTGGCCGAGGGGGATGCCGATGACTTCAGTCTTGGCGGTCCACCGCTGTTGGATGAACGCAAGTACACCGTCGCGGATCTCGGCCAGCGTGCTCGCAGCGTCTTCGGCTACATCTACGATCTCGGTGACGATTGGGTGCACCGCATCCGCGTCAAGAAGGTCCAGCCCCCTGAATCCGGTAGGCGCTATCCCGCTTGTATCGCGGGAGCACGTGCTGCTCCGCCTGACGACTGCGGTGGCACCCCTGGCTATGAAGAACTGCTGGAGGCACTTCAAGACCCGGAGGACGAGGAGCACGAAGAACTGCTGGAGTGGGTCGGCGGTTCCTTCGACCCTGAAGCCTTCGACCTGAAGGCCACGGACAAGGCAGTTCGATCCGCCAGGTGA
- a CDS encoding TIGR02269 family lipoprotein encodes MRKSLTFCVLALWMAACASSTPLQQRWDEAEAECGDASSDACVTLVCGDTACGFFRCEDVPGEVVLARGLPPRPPPVAPAPGSGPRRNWGASMGLPGNAEPVMVFPWYGSPKPVPPQRRLPAGKFEKHHIFPQEQRLAEWFKERGVDIHQYTIPIPVHVHRRIHSNGPSGGMWNEAWREFRGANRFATPPEIFKHAGELIYRFQLLGGPIERYN; translated from the coding sequence ATGAGGAAAAGCCTGACGTTCTGTGTGCTGGCGCTGTGGATGGCAGCGTGCGCGTCCAGTACGCCGCTCCAGCAGCGCTGGGATGAAGCCGAGGCGGAGTGCGGTGACGCGAGCAGCGACGCCTGTGTGACCCTGGTGTGTGGGGACACGGCCTGCGGCTTCTTCCGGTGCGAGGACGTGCCCGGGGAGGTGGTGCTGGCCCGGGGACTGCCGCCCCGGCCGCCACCCGTGGCTCCCGCGCCAGGAAGCGGGCCCCGGCGTAACTGGGGCGCCAGCATGGGCCTGCCGGGTAATGCGGAACCCGTCATGGTGTTCCCCTGGTACGGGAGCCCCAAGCCCGTGCCTCCTCAGCGACGATTGCCGGCGGGGAAGTTCGAGAAGCACCACATCTTCCCGCAGGAACAACGCCTGGCTGAGTGGTTCAAGGAGCGAGGCGTCGACATCCACCAGTACACGATCCCCATTCCCGTGCATGTCCACCGGCGCATCCACAGCAATGGGCCCAGCGGGGGCATGTGGAATGAAGCCTGGCGCGAGTTCCGTGGAGCTAACAGGTTCGCCACGCCTCCAGAGATCTTCAAACACGCTGGAGAACTCATCTATCGGTTTCAGCTGTTGGGTGGTCCCATCGAGAGGTACAACTGA
- a CDS encoding double-CXXCG motif protein, translating to MIRFFELRRDKAVWNSFKGDFDAAPKWRLPGIKDCPGCGATWSTWGDHYPAVDLSDLPERGEFEEARPEPFHEFARLRELVRPLAPPGSELAPGTTFGPLVGRAWGQFAPFSGLDSCWILVRSDAFDSLQAAGIRGLLGCKTELRFRQKTPPEVLELQLELRGRMHRDCLPPDLEPPCPTCGRVGLRLPDDLILDAASMPTDIDLFRLGDYGTVLIGTDRFKDAVEQGGWAGISFRELPVR from the coding sequence ATGATCCGCTTCTTTGAGCTTCGTCGCGACAAAGCAGTCTGGAACTCCTTCAAAGGGGATTTCGATGCCGCACCGAAGTGGCGCCTGCCTGGCATCAAGGATTGCCCGGGATGTGGCGCCACCTGGTCCACCTGGGGAGACCATTACCCTGCGGTAGACCTGTCGGATCTTCCCGAACGAGGCGAGTTCGAAGAAGCCCGGCCCGAGCCCTTCCACGAGTTCGCGCGTCTCCGGGAGCTGGTACGCCCACTGGCGCCCCCAGGCTCCGAGCTTGCTCCCGGAACGACCTTCGGCCCGCTGGTAGGTCGTGCATGGGGCCAGTTCGCTCCCTTCTCGGGCCTGGATAGCTGTTGGATCCTCGTGCGCAGCGATGCCTTCGACAGCCTCCAGGCAGCCGGCATCCGTGGACTCCTCGGCTGCAAGACAGAGCTGCGGTTCCGGCAGAAGACGCCTCCGGAAGTTCTTGAGCTTCAACTCGAACTGCGCGGCCGGATGCACCGCGACTGCCTTCCCCCCGACCTGGAACCGCCCTGTCCCACTTGTGGTCGCGTAGGCCTCCGCCTCCCGGACGACCTCATCCTCGACGCGGCCTCCATGCCCACGGACATCGACCTCTTCCGCCTGGGCGACTACGGCACCGTCCTCATTGGCACGGACCGCTTCAAGGACGCGGTGGAGCAGGGCGGTTGGGCCGGCATCTCCTTCCGTGAGCTCCCGGTCCGCTGA
- a CDS encoding alkaline phosphatase D family protein — protein sequence MKLLLGPILYARAQATPDPKSHDVWSFFVNVFLDSTSAKKPPALRLCFRDAKGKRVAVFDEAKPAADLTTLPKDTRGVVWRWEVILPRTDVAQRLSYHFESPDTPGKPVTFERPTPRDNRPWSSKVIPPEPLVVSDVVVPAKGVSPNIAFFSCNGASRASDWSNLAQPFALWDRMLQQHQRDPVDPAKTPGFQLLLGGGDQLYADSLHNTLDVLNAFMKLPRSERLKLPVPDGLSEKLFAEYAWLYRERWGGSQGIAPLLRRVPGLFMWDDHDIFDGWGSHEDLQQAPWYRALYSAAARAFEAFQRGWLEQPAKAREPDDRGVVKPAQHYFQTFCFSTADCDLDVVLLDLRSGRTSRVLDTGDAHPQTEFTVMSRSQWDAFDAWREEHRQRPENGKKARHVLVVSSVPLVHLRFGPAMERMTGGGVELRDDLLDQWESSVHRGERTRLLMNLFSLARKSYCAVTVLSGDVHVGARARVRSRNPDHLVPALGTVGEVFIEQATSSPIVHPPPGWLTFKGMLALSEDSREDLPGFLQTELLPVGKELYLRDRNWLSIRLERPKHRDTTARPKLWVKWIAEKENLPMEVVVEPPPFPTVG from the coding sequence ATGAAGCTCTTGCTGGGACCCATCCTGTACGCCCGGGCGCAGGCCACGCCAGACCCGAAATCCCACGACGTGTGGAGCTTCTTCGTCAACGTGTTCCTGGACAGCACGTCAGCGAAGAAGCCTCCGGCGTTGAGGCTGTGCTTCCGGGACGCGAAGGGCAAGCGGGTCGCCGTCTTCGACGAGGCGAAGCCCGCCGCGGACCTCACCACCCTGCCCAAGGACACCCGGGGCGTGGTGTGGCGCTGGGAGGTCATCCTGCCGCGCACGGACGTGGCCCAGCGATTGTCCTATCACTTCGAATCGCCAGACACGCCCGGCAAGCCGGTGACCTTTGAGCGTCCGACGCCGCGAGACAACCGGCCGTGGTCCTCGAAGGTCATCCCGCCAGAGCCGCTGGTGGTGTCCGACGTGGTCGTCCCCGCGAAGGGCGTGTCGCCGAACATCGCGTTCTTCTCCTGCAACGGCGCCAGCCGTGCGAGTGATTGGAGCAACCTGGCGCAGCCCTTCGCGCTGTGGGACCGGATGCTGCAACAGCATCAGAGAGATCCGGTGGATCCGGCGAAGACGCCGGGCTTCCAACTGCTGCTCGGGGGTGGGGATCAGCTCTACGCGGACTCGCTGCACAACACGCTGGATGTGTTGAACGCGTTCATGAAGCTGCCCCGGTCGGAGCGGTTGAAGCTGCCGGTGCCGGACGGGCTGTCGGAGAAGCTGTTCGCGGAATACGCCTGGCTCTATCGGGAGCGGTGGGGCGGCAGCCAGGGCATCGCGCCGTTGCTACGGAGGGTGCCGGGGCTGTTCATGTGGGACGACCACGACATCTTCGACGGGTGGGGCTCGCACGAGGACCTCCAGCAGGCGCCCTGGTACCGGGCCCTCTACAGCGCGGCGGCGCGGGCATTCGAAGCCTTCCAGCGGGGCTGGCTGGAGCAGCCGGCGAAGGCACGCGAGCCGGACGACCGGGGCGTGGTGAAGCCCGCGCAGCACTATTTCCAGACGTTCTGTTTCTCCACGGCGGACTGCGACCTGGACGTGGTGTTGCTGGACCTGAGGAGCGGGCGGACCAGCCGGGTGCTGGACACCGGGGACGCGCATCCGCAGACCGAGTTCACGGTGATGAGCCGCTCACAGTGGGATGCCTTCGACGCATGGCGAGAAGAGCACCGACAGCGTCCGGAGAACGGGAAGAAGGCGCGGCACGTGCTGGTGGTGTCATCGGTGCCGTTGGTGCACCTGCGTTTCGGTCCGGCGATGGAGCGGATGACCGGAGGGGGCGTCGAGCTGCGCGACGACCTGTTGGACCAGTGGGAGTCCTCGGTGCACCGGGGCGAGCGCACGCGGTTGTTGATGAACCTGTTCTCGCTGGCGAGGAAGTCCTACTGCGCGGTGACGGTGTTGTCCGGGGACGTGCACGTCGGAGCGAGGGCGCGCGTGCGTTCCCGCAATCCGGACCACCTGGTGCCCGCGCTGGGCACGGTGGGAGAGGTGTTCATCGAACAGGCGACGTCATCCCCCATCGTGCATCCGCCGCCGGGATGGCTCACGTTCAAGGGGATGCTGGCGTTGTCAGAGGATTCCCGAGAGGACCTGCCAGGGTTCCTGCAGACGGAGCTGTTGCCGGTGGGCAAGGAGCTGTACCTGCGGGACCGCAACTGGCTGTCCATCCGGCTGGAGCGGCCCAAGCACCGAGACACGACCGCGCGTCCGAAGCTGTGGGTGAAGTGGATCGCGGAGAAGGAGAACCTGCCCATGGAGGTGGTGGTGGAGCCACCTCCCTTCCCCACCGTGGGCTGA
- a CDS encoding VOC family protein, giving the protein MSLPSLYPFLHYADPESALRFLKQAFGCEERVVYRKPDGAIAHAELTLGHGLVMFGGSEGGRLKMAASKDVPLKNQGIYVVVTDPDALYARAKAAGASIAMELHDTDYGSRDFSALDPEGNVWSFGTYQPLAVPPPKG; this is encoded by the coding sequence ATGTCCCTGCCCAGCCTGTATCCCTTCCTCCACTACGCCGACCCCGAATCCGCCCTGCGCTTCCTGAAGCAGGCCTTCGGCTGTGAAGAGCGGGTCGTCTACCGCAAGCCTGACGGCGCCATCGCCCACGCGGAGCTGACGCTGGGCCACGGGCTCGTGATGTTCGGTGGCTCGGAGGGCGGCCGGCTGAAGATGGCCGCGTCGAAGGACGTGCCCCTGAAGAACCAGGGCATCTACGTGGTGGTGACGGACCCGGATGCGCTGTACGCGCGAGCGAAGGCGGCGGGCGCGAGCATCGCGATGGAGCTGCACGACACGGACTACGGCTCGCGAGACTTCAGCGCGCTGGACCCCGAGGGAAACGTCTGGAGCTTCGGCACGTACCAGCCGCTCGCGGTGCCTCCGCCGAAGGGGTGA
- a CDS encoding helix-turn-helix domain-containing protein translates to MHRIRVVRHASERGGWEMALATPPPALAPLVRDYCGFREAMPQPMRRQELPGVQVVLILEFGPLLKHLDDVGGVTRHRSGFVAGLDERWSTTEHNGESHGLQVNLTPLGARRLFGLPMHELSHRVTGLEDLWGGEARRLVESLAEAPDWAARFAIADAFLLKRAERGPAVDAGVKWAVERIQRTGGQVDISTLASELGHSHKHLIHQFHEQVGLPPRRLARLLRFDRAVERIKSGGPVRWAELALELGYFDQAHLNRDFRQFTGGPPSALLRRALPDAGGFESGA, encoded by the coding sequence ATGCATCGCATCCGCGTGGTGCGCCACGCGTCCGAGCGGGGCGGCTGGGAGATGGCGCTGGCCACGCCGCCCCCGGCGCTGGCGCCGCTCGTGCGGGACTACTGCGGCTTTCGTGAGGCCATGCCCCAGCCCATGCGGCGGCAGGAGCTGCCCGGGGTGCAGGTGGTGCTCATCCTGGAGTTCGGTCCGCTGCTGAAGCACCTGGACGACGTGGGCGGGGTGACGCGGCATCGCTCCGGCTTCGTCGCGGGGCTGGACGAGCGCTGGAGCACCACCGAGCACAACGGCGAGTCCCACGGGCTCCAGGTGAACCTCACGCCGCTGGGGGCCCGGCGCCTCTTCGGCCTGCCCATGCACGAGCTGTCCCACCGGGTGACGGGCCTGGAGGACCTGTGGGGCGGCGAGGCGCGGCGGCTGGTGGAGTCCCTGGCGGAGGCGCCGGACTGGGCGGCGCGCTTCGCCATCGCGGACGCGTTCCTGCTGAAGCGCGCGGAGCGGGGGCCCGCGGTGGACGCGGGCGTGAAGTGGGCGGTGGAGCGCATCCAGCGGACGGGAGGCCAGGTGGACATCTCCACGCTGGCGAGCGAGCTGGGCCACAGCCACAAGCACCTCATCCACCAGTTCCATGAGCAGGTGGGGCTGCCTCCGCGAAGGCTTGCGCGCCTGTTGCGCTTCGACCGGGCGGTGGAGCGCATCAAGTCCGGAGGCCCGGTGCGCTGGGCGGAGCTGGCGCTGGAGCTGGGCTACTTCGACCAGGCGCACCTGAACCGGGACTTCCGCCAGTTCACCGGCGGGCCGCCGTCCGCCCTCCTGCGCCGTGCGCTTCCGGACGCGGGTGGGTTCGAATCCGGCGCGTAG
- a CDS encoding alpha/beta fold hydrolase translates to MPSVRVPALLLSALLLSAPAANAQESKRAPEALGIAMEGYPYPAPVQFLPVKLEGQDLRMAYMDVKPTGNANGRTVVLLHGKNFFGAYWKDTLRVLTNAGYRVVVPDQIGFGKSSKPAIAYSFHTLASLTRQVLEEVGVKQAAVVGHSMGGMLATRFALMYPEVTTQLVLENPIGLEDYRESVPWKSTEDLYQENLKATEEGLRKYQRGYYVKWKPEYDEYVQVLYRQTLSGEYPRLAWVSAATQTMIYEQPVVHEFPFVKVPTLVVIGQEDRTVVGKGSVPPALLPKLGQYPALGKKTAAAIPGATLVELPNVGHIPHFESPEKWHSALLDFLRKVSK, encoded by the coding sequence ATGCCGTCCGTCCGCGTCCCCGCCCTGCTCCTGTCCGCCCTGCTGCTCTCCGCGCCCGCCGCGAACGCACAGGAGTCCAAGCGCGCCCCGGAGGCGCTGGGGATCGCCATGGAGGGCTACCCCTACCCCGCGCCCGTGCAGTTCCTGCCTGTGAAGCTGGAGGGCCAGGACCTGCGCATGGCGTACATGGACGTGAAGCCCACGGGCAACGCCAACGGGCGCACCGTGGTGCTGCTGCACGGCAAGAACTTCTTTGGCGCGTACTGGAAGGACACCCTTCGCGTTCTCACCAACGCGGGATACCGCGTCGTGGTGCCGGACCAGATCGGCTTCGGCAAGTCGTCCAAGCCGGCCATCGCGTACAGCTTCCACACGCTCGCGTCGCTGACGCGGCAGGTGCTGGAGGAGGTGGGGGTGAAGCAGGCCGCGGTGGTGGGCCACAGCATGGGCGGCATGCTCGCGACGCGCTTCGCGCTGATGTACCCGGAGGTGACGACGCAGCTGGTGCTGGAGAACCCCATCGGCCTGGAGGACTACCGCGAGTCCGTCCCCTGGAAGTCCACCGAGGACCTCTACCAGGAGAACCTGAAGGCCACGGAGGAGGGGCTGCGCAAGTACCAGCGCGGCTACTACGTGAAGTGGAAGCCCGAGTACGACGAATACGTCCAGGTCCTCTACCGCCAGACGCTCAGCGGTGAGTACCCGCGCCTGGCCTGGGTGTCCGCGGCGACGCAGACGATGATCTACGAGCAGCCGGTGGTGCACGAGTTCCCGTTCGTGAAGGTGCCCACGCTGGTGGTGATTGGTCAGGAGGACCGCACGGTGGTGGGCAAGGGCAGCGTGCCGCCCGCGCTCCTGCCGAAGCTGGGGCAGTACCCGGCGCTGGGGAAGAAGACCGCCGCGGCCATCCCGGGCGCCACGCTGGTGGAGCTCCCGAACGTGGGCCACATCCCCCACTTCGAGTCGCCGGAGAAGTGGCACTCGGCCCTGCTGGACTTCCTGCGCAAGGTTTCGAAGTAG